Proteins from a genomic interval of Gadus macrocephalus chromosome 2, ASM3116895v1:
- the mpg gene encoding DNA-3-methyladenine glycosylase isoform X2: MFMKPGTIYVYSIYGMYLCMNVSSQGEGAAVLLRSLEPLQGQPVMRQLRAQARRKATARPLKEKELCNGPAKLCQALDIPRLFDRRDLARDPDVWLETESDDPGFAKTAEAGDRGVVVVVVVVVAASRVGIESHGEWAKKPLRFYLLGNQCVSVVDRAAERLALDGGHNE, translated from the exons ATGTTCATGAAGCCAGGAACAATCTATGTTTATTCCATCTATGGCATGTACCTCTGCATGAACGTATCCAGTCAAG GGGAGGGCGCCGCAGTGCTCCTGCGCTCCCTCGAGCCCCTGCAGGGTCAGCCCGTCATGAGGCAGCTGCGGGCGCAGGCCAGACGCAAGGCTACGGCCCGGCCCctgaaggagaaggagctgtGCAACGGCCCCGCCAAGCTGTGCCAGGCCCTGGACATACCCCGCCTCTTCGACCGGCGGGACCTGGCCCGAGACCCCGACGTGTGGCTGGAGACGGAGAGCGATGACCCGGGCTTCGCGAAGACTGCGGAGGCTGGGGataggggggtggtggtggtggtggtggtggtggtggcggcgtcCAGGGTCGGGATAGAGTCCCACGGGGAGTGGGCGAAGAAACCTTTGCGCTTTTACCTCCTGGGAAACCAGTGTGTGAGCGTGGTGGACCGGGCGGCGGAGAGACTCGCTCTCGACGGGGGCCATAATGAATGA
- the nprl3 gene encoding GATOR complex protein NPRL3 isoform X3, which produces MPTMILFSVVFALRANADPSVIGSMHKLSRRIAIALQHEERRCQYLTREAKLMLAVQDEITNITETDESPQSPFRQILPKCKLARDLKEAYDSLCTTGVVRLHINDWLEVSFCLPHKIHRIGGNYIHPEALEQSLKAIRPYHALLLLDSEKALLNQLPLDCSPAVVRLIKTCSPVKNLQQLAQDADLALLQIFQIASHLVYWGKAIIIYPLCENNVYMLSPHADICLYSPLAQLFAEQYPNHDLPSVLAKFSLPYSLAEFRNPLEAPVHEAQLIQMVVWMLQRRLLIQLHTYVCLLVAPSEDEPGKEQEPPLVARVGGRSLSTPSALSFGSPTSSDDMTLTSPSMENSSAELLPGGESPMNKRMTETLLASLTEHERQVILSIPAAQNQEDLRLFARLLHYFRGHHHLEEIMYNENMRRSQLKTLFDKFRSVLVVTNHEDPIVSIFQSPTEATA; this is translated from the exons GCCAACGCGGACCCCTCGGTTATCGGCTCCATGCACAAGCTGTCCCGCCGCATCGCCATAGCCCTGCAGCACGAGGAGCGGCGCTGCCAGTACCTGACCCGCGAGGCCAAGCTGATGCTGGCGGTGCAGGACGAGATCACCAACATCACAGAGA CTGATGAAAGCCCCCAGTCTCCTTTCCGGCAAATTCTTCCTAAATGTAAGCTGGCCCGGGATCTGAAGGAGGCTTATGACAG TCTTTGCACCACCGGAGTAGTGAGACTACACATCAACGATTGGCTGGAAGTGAGCTTCTGTTTACCTCATAAGATCCACCGGATTGGAGGCAATTACATTCACCCAGAAGCGTTGGAACAAAGTCTCAAAGCAATAAG GCCGTACCACGCTCTGTTGCTGCTGGACAGCGAGAAGGCcctgttaaaccagctacctctGGACTGCTCCCCTGCTGTGGTTCGCCTCATTAAGACCTGCTCACCCGTCAAGAACCTGCAGCAGCTTGCCCAGGACGCCGACCTAGCCTTGCTTCAG ATATTTCAAATTGCTTCACACTTGGTATACTGGGGCAAAGCCATCATCATCTACCCATTGTGTGAAAATAACGTCTACATGCTGTCCCCGCATGCTGACATCTGCCT GTACTCCCCGCTGGCCCAGTTGTTTGCTGAACAGTACCCCAATCACGACCTGCCGTCCGTTCTGGCCAAATTCTCCCTGCCCTACTCACTAGCAGAGTTCAGAAACCCTCTGGAGGCCCCTGTGCATGAG GCCCAGCTGATCCAGATGGTGGTGTGGATGCTTCAGCGGCGCCTGCTGATCCAGCTGCACACCTACGTCTGCCTGCTGGTGGCGCCCAGCGAAGACGAGCCCGGCAAGGAGCAGgagccccccctggtggccagGGTGGGGGGCCGCAGCCTCAGCACCCCCAGCGCACTCAGCTTTGGGTCCCCGA CCAGCAGCGATGACATGACACTGACGAGCCCCAGCATGGAGAACTCGAGCGCCGAGCTGCTGCCCGGGGGGGAGTCCCCCATGAACAAGAGGATGACCGAGACGCTGCTGGCCAGCCTGACGGAGCACGAGAGGCAGGTGATCCTCAGCATCCCGGCCGCACAGAACCAGGAGGACCTCCGCCTGTTCGCCAG GCTGCTGCACTACTTTCGAGGTCACCACCATCTGGAGGAGATCATGTACAACGAGAACATGCGCCGCTCGCAGCTCAAGACGCTGTTCGACAAATTCCGCAGCGTGCTTGTTGTCACCAACCACGAGGACCCCATCGTGTCCATCTTCCAGTCCCCCACGGAGGCCACAGCGTGA